Proteins encoded within one genomic window of Bdellovibrio sp. ArHS:
- a CDS encoding OmpA family protein: MRSRISKYFAALVLTLAAAGCATTPPNVTSIPSSANPTTEIEKTDQLLKEAQDRQVDALSPENYADAQKALHKAKEKKAKNKSNEDILKQVSYSRAWLDQANAKAELAQTSMKDITDARAGALRAGAPQMFEKDWKKADKQLEDITKSIEKGNLKPADKKGEELTAYYRDLEIQSVKKSHLEKAEDNIKAAKKDGADKRAPRTYSLAEMKFENADKLIHSDPRNSEAIRRASEDATRESIHLLEVTRKVNAGNTEDLVLLSERQQRTISSLRNEYSSTEQELQQSQHQLSQSEQERVALVGRQAELEKTQIVTEKADKLRSQFKPNEAEVYVENGKVMVRLKGLQFASNKSTLNPKSQALLKKVDTALSEIDANKVTIEGHTDSTGSWEKNKELAEKRAAAVEKYLVVNGAIAEEKVDAVGVGPEKPISDNTTPQGRAQNRRIDLVIE, translated from the coding sequence ATGAGATCGCGTATTTCTAAATACTTCGCGGCTCTGGTTTTAACTCTGGCAGCTGCGGGCTGCGCAACAACGCCCCCTAATGTCACTTCAATCCCGAGCAGTGCAAACCCCACCACGGAAATTGAAAAAACCGATCAGCTTTTAAAAGAGGCGCAAGATCGACAGGTCGACGCACTTTCACCTGAAAATTATGCGGATGCACAAAAGGCTTTACATAAAGCCAAAGAGAAGAAAGCAAAAAATAAATCCAATGAGGATATTTTAAAGCAAGTTTCCTATTCCCGAGCGTGGCTTGATCAGGCCAATGCTAAAGCAGAACTTGCCCAAACTTCCATGAAGGACATCACCGATGCCCGCGCCGGGGCCCTTCGCGCCGGGGCTCCTCAGATGTTTGAAAAAGACTGGAAAAAGGCCGACAAACAATTAGAAGATATCACCAAATCCATTGAAAAAGGAAATCTGAAACCCGCAGACAAAAAGGGTGAAGAGTTGACGGCCTACTATCGCGATTTGGAAATTCAATCGGTAAAAAAATCACACTTGGAAAAAGCAGAGGACAATATCAAAGCGGCTAAAAAAGACGGCGCCGACAAGCGTGCCCCCAGAACCTACAGCTTAGCTGAAATGAAATTTGAAAATGCCGACAAATTAATTCACTCGGATCCACGCAATAGTGAAGCAATCCGCAGAGCCTCGGAGGATGCCACCCGCGAATCTATTCACCTACTGGAAGTGACCCGCAAAGTGAATGCCGGAAACACCGAGGACCTGGTTCTTTTGTCTGAACGACAACAAAGAACAATTTCGAGTCTTCGTAACGAATACTCTTCGACAGAACAAGAATTGCAACAGTCGCAACATCAACTCAGCCAATCCGAACAAGAGCGGGTCGCTCTTGTTGGACGCCAAGCCGAACTTGAAAAGACTCAGATAGTAACCGAAAAAGCTGACAAACTTCGCAGCCAGTTTAAGCCTAATGAAGCGGAAGTGTACGTGGAAAACGGCAAAGTCATGGTTCGTCTGAAAGGGCTGCAATTTGCATCGAACAAATCGACACTGAATCCTAAAAGCCAGGCGTTATTAAAGAAAGTGGACACCGCGCTTTCGGAGATCGACGCCAACAAAGTGACAATTGAAGGACATACGGATTCAACGGGTTCCTGGGAAAAGAACAAAGAGCTTGCAGAGAAGAGGGCTGCCGCCGTGGAAAAATACCTCGTGGTTAACGGCGCCATAGCCGAAGAAAAAGTTGATGCTGTAGGGGTTGGACCTGAAAAACCAATCAGTGACAACACCACGCCACAGGGCCGAGCGCAAAACCGACGCATTGACCTTGTCATTGAGTAA
- a CDS encoding helix-turn-helix domain-containing protein, with protein MLPNNDHTPTDLLGASEARTFLKIALEIRYRKRGRINLADFSRRAGFSSRSFISEYLSGKKGLSRESLNQLKATLKLPKHYKDLFTLLAYRDQPELINQKFTPEELEKKIAAIKSSIVRQTEILERIQNPERLISSPILFRVFAALGTEEQGATLQDIATRTKLTPGNAAEYLQVLMQEGVVVFQDDRYFSPSMQMDFLRRSTPTSLADLLKALCSQMLTDAEDIPQDPKNSLFYTAFSIQSHQLPEFKERLREAISGVLDQYQDGQGDCIHELFLCTKS; from the coding sequence ATGCTACCGAATAACGATCACACCCCAACGGATCTTCTTGGGGCGTCAGAAGCCCGGACATTTTTAAAAATCGCGCTTGAGATTCGCTATAGAAAAAGAGGTCGCATCAACCTTGCGGATTTTTCAAGACGTGCTGGCTTTTCTTCACGCAGTTTTATTTCTGAATATCTTTCGGGCAAGAAAGGACTTTCTCGAGAAAGCCTGAACCAACTGAAAGCCACCTTAAAATTGCCAAAACACTATAAGGATCTTTTCACTCTTTTAGCGTACCGAGATCAACCTGAGCTTATAAACCAGAAGTTCACGCCGGAAGAACTCGAAAAGAAAATCGCTGCGATCAAGAGTTCGATTGTGCGTCAGACAGAAATCTTAGAGAGAATTCAAAACCCCGAGCGTTTGATTTCTTCACCCATCCTCTTTCGCGTCTTTGCCGCTTTGGGCACGGAAGAACAGGGCGCAACTCTACAAGACATAGCGACAAGAACAAAACTGACGCCAGGAAATGCGGCGGAATACTTGCAAGTTCTCATGCAGGAGGGAGTGGTGGTGTTTCAAGACGATCGCTATTTCTCTCCGTCAATGCAAATGGACTTCTTAAGAAGGTCCACGCCGACTAGCTTAGCCGATCTTTTAAAGGCCCTCTGCTCGCAAATGCTGACGGATGCTGAAGACATTCCCCAGGATCCAAAAAACTCTTTGTTCTACACGGCCTTTTCAATTCAATCCCACCAGTTGCCGGAGTTTAAGGAGAGGTTGCGTGAAGCTATTTCGGGAGTTTTGGATCAGTATCAGGATGGGCAGGGGGATTGTATTCACGAGCTCTTCCTTTGTACGAAAAGCTAA
- a CDS encoding sulfite exporter TauE/SafE family protein encodes MTTSTLLLALGILSASFFGSWHCAAMCGPIASLMSARRSLLAYNLGRGLAYTLLGALAGYLGQLFLQNDWSLFRAIGTSLLAAVLILYGLSMILPASLKFPASHFVLPLIKKIQGRFLSRSGFVVGILTAFLPCGWLYTYVLAAVATKSPWAGALTMGLFWLGGLPTLSAVPSMVRTTIDHAGLRHQKIAGGILVASGLYSLASFMFFH; translated from the coding sequence ATGACCACCAGCACACTTCTTCTAGCACTGGGAATTCTTTCCGCCAGCTTCTTCGGAAGCTGGCATTGTGCTGCGATGTGTGGCCCGATCGCCAGCTTGATGAGCGCACGACGATCTTTGTTAGCTTACAACTTGGGAAGAGGCTTGGCTTACACCCTTTTGGGGGCCTTGGCGGGATATCTAGGACAGCTGTTTCTGCAGAATGACTGGTCCTTGTTTCGGGCGATAGGCACATCTCTGCTAGCGGCGGTTTTAATACTGTACGGACTTTCGATGATCTTGCCGGCCAGTTTAAAATTCCCCGCCTCTCACTTCGTTCTGCCTCTTATCAAAAAAATTCAAGGACGCTTTCTAAGTCGCTCGGGTTTTGTCGTCGGCATTCTGACGGCCTTTCTTCCCTGCGGCTGGCTTTACACCTATGTACTGGCCGCCGTCGCCACCAAAAGTCCGTGGGCGGGCGCTTTGACGATGGGACTTTTTTGGCTGGGAGGCCTTCCCACCTTGAGTGCCGTTCCGTCAATGGTGCGCACCACGATTGATCACGCGGGACTTCGTCATCAGAAAATTGCGGGGGGAATCTTGGTCGCGTCTGGACTTTACTCCCTTGCCAGTTTCATGTTTTTCCATTGA
- the ccoG gene encoding cytochrome c oxidase accessory protein CcoG, which translates to MNRLDPGKLTSVDENGDRLYLIPAEVRGFFRRHRTWSQCVLLVIFLLLPWTTINGHQTILIDIPKREFALFGILFRSHDAPLLFFVLGTLTLGLAFVTSIWGRVWCGWACPQTVFIDGVFRRIEQWVEGSYIERRRLRDAPMSFAKFRKVSLKWFLFFVASSLIGHSFMAYFVGSRDLMEMVQNSPFQNPTYFLLVAFFTALVLFDFAWFREQFCVIMCPYGRIQSVLLDSKSMAVVYDEKRGEPRKGTPTKDKVGDCVACNRCVQVCPTGIDIRNGLQMECIACTACIDACDEIMEKVKKPKGLIRYDTLDGSPIQLKKPRSLIYMTAIAVLVAGLSWAIGTRDSAHFTVLRGAGLPYSFVKNNEQEMILNQFRIHIQNQSGKEALYKLSLEEELLKKGVEFSVAENPLALKPGDSREWYFFVRIPPALFKDSGKIKTTIEIQDVGPEKSLNSSRELILVGPK; encoded by the coding sequence ATGAACAGACTGGATCCAGGAAAACTGACAAGTGTTGATGAAAATGGCGATCGCCTTTACTTAATTCCCGCTGAAGTTCGCGGATTTTTTCGAAGGCATCGCACCTGGAGCCAGTGTGTTTTGTTAGTGATTTTTCTGCTTTTGCCTTGGACGACCATCAACGGTCACCAGACAATTCTGATCGATATCCCGAAAAGAGAATTTGCACTTTTCGGGATTCTTTTCCGCTCACACGACGCTCCCCTTTTATTCTTTGTCTTAGGCACGCTGACTTTAGGATTAGCCTTCGTGACCTCCATTTGGGGACGGGTCTGGTGTGGCTGGGCTTGCCCGCAAACCGTCTTTATTGACGGCGTCTTCCGTCGCATTGAACAGTGGGTGGAAGGTTCCTACATCGAAAGACGACGTCTGCGCGATGCCCCCATGTCCTTTGCGAAGTTTCGCAAGGTTTCGTTAAAGTGGTTCTTGTTCTTTGTCGCCTCCTCTTTAATCGGTCACAGCTTTATGGCCTACTTCGTGGGCTCGCGTGACTTGATGGAGATGGTGCAAAACAGTCCTTTCCAAAATCCAACGTACTTTCTGTTGGTCGCCTTCTTCACGGCACTGGTGCTTTTTGATTTCGCCTGGTTCCGTGAACAGTTCTGCGTCATCATGTGTCCTTATGGACGTATTCAATCCGTTCTTTTAGACAGTAAATCCATGGCCGTCGTCTATGACGAAAAACGCGGTGAGCCCCGTAAAGGCACGCCGACCAAAGACAAAGTCGGCGACTGTGTGGCCTGCAATCGTTGTGTGCAAGTTTGCCCGACGGGAATTGATATTCGTAACGGCTTACAAATGGAGTGTATCGCCTGCACCGCCTGTATCGATGCTTGCGATGAAATCATGGAAAAAGTGAAAAAGCCCAAAGGCCTTATTCGCTATGACACCCTGGATGGCAGCCCCATCCAACTGAAAAAACCACGCTCTTTGATTTACATGACAGCAATCGCTGTCTTAGTGGCGGGCCTTTCATGGGCGATCGGCACCCGAGATTCTGCGCACTTCACCGTTCTGCGAGGCGCGGGACTACCTTACTCATTTGTGAAAAATAATGAGCAGGAAATGATCCTGAACCAATTCCGCATTCATATTCAAAATCAAAGCGGCAAAGAGGCTCTTTATAAACTGAGTCTGGAAGAGGAGCTTTTGAAAAAAGGCGTCGAGTTCAGTGTCGCCGAAAACCCTTTGGCTCTGAAGCCAGGCGACAGTCGTGAATGGTACTTCTTTGTGCGAATTCCTCCGGCTCTTTTCAAAGACAGTGGTAAGATTAAAACCACAATTGAAATCCAAGATGTCGGTCCTGAAAAATCTCTGAATAGCAGTCGGGAGCTGATCTTAGTAGGACCTAAGTAA
- a CDS encoding cbb3-type cytochrome c oxidase N-terminal domain-containing protein yields MSDQEQKFHEYDGIIEHDNPLPTWWLWTFFLTIIFAFIYYVHYELAGGQTLQDELKVAMAEIQKTQSQAQTSAPLETEESLAQEFKKDGLLEVGAAQFAAKCAACHGQQLEGMIGPNLVDKFWIHGKGTRMDIVKVIRDGVADKGMPPWGPVLKKEELYAVSAYILSKKGSAVKGKEPQGEAVEDYLK; encoded by the coding sequence ATGAGCGACCAAGAACAAAAGTTTCACGAATATGATGGCATCATCGAACACGACAATCCCCTACCAACGTGGTGGTTGTGGACGTTCTTTCTAACCATTATTTTCGCGTTCATCTATTATGTTCACTATGAACTTGCCGGCGGTCAGACCCTGCAAGACGAATTGAAAGTGGCGATGGCGGAAATTCAAAAAACGCAATCCCAAGCCCAGACTTCGGCTCCTCTGGAAACAGAAGAGTCCTTGGCGCAAGAGTTTAAAAAGGACGGCCTGCTTGAAGTAGGGGCTGCTCAATTCGCGGCAAAATGCGCCGCCTGCCATGGTCAACAACTTGAGGGTATGATTGGCCCTAACCTTGTGGACAAGTTCTGGATTCATGGAAAAGGCACGCGCATGGACATCGTGAAGGTGATCCGTGATGGCGTTGCTGACAAAGGTATGCCACCATGGGGCCCTGTCCTTAAAAAAGAAGAACTCTATGCTGTCAGCGCCTACATTCTTTCCAAAAAAGGCTCAGCCGTAAAAGGAAAAGAACCTCAAGGCGAAGCGGTAGAGGATTATCTAAAATAG
- a CDS encoding CcoQ/FixQ family Cbb3-type cytochrome c oxidase assembly chaperone, whose amino-acid sequence MKQEGLRFFTDTHLTALGLLIFFLFFVGVIVWVYRKNSNKLYHRMEQMPLTDGDSL is encoded by the coding sequence ATGAAACAAGAAGGATTAAGATTTTTCACCGACACACACCTCACCGCCCTTGGCCTCTTGATTTTCTTCTTGTTTTTCGTTGGGGTCATCGTGTGGGTCTATCGCAAGAACAGCAATAAACTTTATCACCGCATGGAACAAATGCCATTAACTGACGGAGATTCCTTATGA
- the ccoN gene encoding cytochrome-c oxidase, cbb3-type subunit I codes for MKTNSSIVEKIYYDDDIVKKFVLATMVWAGAAFLFGLIAALQLAYWPLNANLEWITFGRLRPLHTNAAIFAFAGNAIFAGIYHSSQRLLKTRMLSDVLSKMHFWGWQLIILSAAITLPLGYTQSKEYAELEWPIDIAIAVVWVIFAINFFGTIRKRREKHMYVAIWFYIATIITVAVLHIVNSIEIPVGMLQSYPVYAGIQDALVQWWYGHNAVAFFLTTPFLGLMYYYVPKAANRPVYSYRLSIVHFWALVFIYIWAGPHHLLYTSLPEWAQTLGMIFSVMLWAPSWGGMINGLLTLKGSWHLLRTEPLIKFFVAALTFYGMSTFEGPLLSIKSVSALGHYTDWIVGHVHSGALGWNGFLAFGMIYYLVPRLWKTELYSKKLLENHFWIGLTGVLLYYISMVTAGITQGLMWRAVTPEGQLVYPDFIETVVRIVPLYWVRALGGLLFIIGYFMMAYNIYKTIQKAPKAVAPTSVEVQRTGYDEKNEGSHRKLEGMGLTFSVLAFLAIAVGSVIEIYPTLSLHRYVNPANIVNPYTPLEIAGRDIYIREGCYVCHSQQIRPIAAEVLRYGNASTVEESMYDRPFQWGSKRTGPDLSRVGKKYPNLWHYSHMIDPRAVTPKSIMPNYPWLVEKDTDFLVLRKKLSVMNKLGVPYEADVVANADIHAQKQAQEIAADLAANGAPKGLEKKEIVALIAYLQSLGQKGKGQ; via the coding sequence GTGAAAACTAACAGTAGTATTGTCGAGAAAATTTACTACGATGATGACATAGTGAAGAAGTTCGTCTTGGCCACCATGGTTTGGGCCGGTGCCGCGTTCTTATTCGGTCTCATCGCAGCTTTGCAGTTGGCATATTGGCCACTTAACGCCAATTTAGAGTGGATCACGTTTGGTCGACTTCGTCCGCTGCACACGAACGCCGCGATTTTCGCTTTTGCCGGAAACGCGATCTTTGCCGGGATCTATCATTCCTCGCAAAGACTTTTAAAAACCCGCATGCTTTCAGACGTGCTTTCGAAAATGCACTTCTGGGGCTGGCAGTTGATCATTCTTTCAGCTGCGATCACTTTGCCCTTGGGCTACACACAGTCCAAAGAGTACGCCGAACTTGAGTGGCCGATTGATATCGCCATCGCGGTCGTATGGGTGATCTTCGCGATCAACTTCTTCGGAACAATTCGTAAACGTCGTGAAAAACACATGTACGTTGCGATCTGGTTCTACATTGCGACAATCATTACCGTGGCGGTTCTGCACATCGTGAACTCGATTGAGATTCCGGTCGGAATGCTTCAGTCCTATCCCGTCTACGCAGGTATTCAGGATGCGCTGGTTCAATGGTGGTATGGTCACAACGCCGTGGCTTTCTTCTTAACAACTCCCTTCTTAGGTTTGATGTATTACTATGTACCTAAAGCAGCCAATCGTCCGGTGTATTCATACCGTCTATCGATTGTCCACTTCTGGGCATTGGTCTTCATCTATATCTGGGCGGGTCCGCATCACTTGCTTTACACTTCTTTGCCAGAATGGGCACAGACACTGGGAATGATTTTCTCTGTGATGCTTTGGGCACCATCTTGGGGTGGTATGATCAACGGTCTTTTGACGTTGAAAGGATCATGGCATCTTTTGCGTACTGAACCTTTGATCAAATTCTTCGTGGCCGCTTTGACGTTCTACGGAATGTCGACTTTCGAAGGTCCACTTCTTTCCATCAAATCCGTTTCTGCTTTGGGACACTACACCGACTGGATTGTTGGTCACGTGCACTCCGGCGCTTTGGGATGGAATGGTTTCTTGGCTTTCGGGATGATTTATTATCTGGTTCCACGCCTTTGGAAGACAGAGCTTTACTCTAAGAAACTATTAGAGAATCACTTCTGGATCGGTTTGACTGGTGTGCTTCTTTATTACATCTCCATGGTCACTGCGGGTATCACGCAAGGTTTGATGTGGAGAGCGGTCACTCCAGAAGGTCAGTTGGTCTACCCTGACTTTATCGAGACTGTGGTTCGTATCGTTCCACTTTATTGGGTCCGCGCTTTAGGCGGTCTATTGTTCATCATCGGTTACTTCATGATGGCGTACAATATCTATAAAACCATTCAAAAAGCTCCAAAAGCTGTTGCACCAACTTCTGTCGAAGTACAAAGAACAGGTTACGACGAGAAAAATGAAGGTTCTCATAGAAAACTGGAAGGCATGGGCCTGACATTCTCTGTGTTGGCTTTCTTGGCCATCGCCGTTGGATCTGTGATCGAGATCTATCCGACTCTTTCATTGCATCGCTATGTGAATCCGGCGAATATCGTTAACCCTTACACTCCGCTAGAAATTGCGGGTCGCGATATCTACATCCGTGAAGGTTGTTATGTCTGCCACTCTCAACAGATCCGTCCTATCGCTGCGGAAGTTCTGCGCTATGGAAATGCGTCGACAGTAGAAGAATCTATGTACGATCGCCCATTCCAATGGGGTTCGAAACGTACCGGTCCAGACTTGTCTCGCGTCGGCAAAAAGTATCCGAATCTATGGCACTACAGCCATATGATTGATCCTCGTGCCGTGACGCCAAAAAGTATCATGCCGAACTATCCTTGGTTGGTTGAAAAGGACACGGACTTCCTTGTTCTTCGCAAAAAACTTTCTGTGATGAACAAACTAGGTGTTCCTTACGAAGCTGATGTGGTTGCTAACGCCGACATCCATGCGCAAAAACAAGCGCAGGAAATCGCTGCAGATCTAGCCGCTAACGGTGCGCCTAAAGGTCTTGAAAAGAAAGAAATCGTCGCATTGATCGCTTATCTTCAGTCCCTTGGACAGAAAGGCAAAGGCCAATGA
- the ccoS gene encoding cbb3-type cytochrome oxidase assembly protein CcoS, protein MNIITIMIPMALLLGIGFVVAFIWATSQGQFDDLETPAHRILKDDNERKQL, encoded by the coding sequence ATGAATATTATAACGATCATGATTCCCATGGCCCTTTTATTGGGGATAGGTTTCGTCGTCGCTTTTATCTGGGCTACGTCCCAAGGACAGTTTGACGATTTAGAGACTCCGGCACACAGAATTTTGAAAGATGACAACGAAAGGAAACAGTTGTGA